A region of the Zhihengliuella halotolerans genome:
AGCCTCCCAGCCGCCCAGCTGGACGACCTGGGCGCCGTGCGTGGCGGCTGAGATCAGCAGGGTGATCTCGAACAGCAGGGTCAGGCTCAGCGCGGTGATCGTAATCGTGCGCTGGGCGCGGGAGTGCTGGCGGAGCACGAACGCGAGCGCGGCGCCGAAGATCGGGAGGGCGACGGCGAGCGGTGCGATGGACGCGAGGAAGGCGAGCACTGTGTGGGTCATGGGCGCGCCCCCTTCGATTCGGCGTCGTCCTGGGAGAACTCGGTGGTGTCCTCGGGGACGTCGGCGTCCTCCTCGACGTCGAAGTGACCCTGCTCGGCCACGCGGAGGTCCTCGGGGTCGTCGAGGACTTCGTCGCGCTTGGCGATGACCCAGGAGCGGTAGATCAGCGCGAGCATGAACGCGGTGACGGCGAATGTGATGACGATGGCCGTCAGGATCAGCGCCTGGGGCAACGGATCCGCATATTCCTCCGCGGGAATGTCCTTCTCGTACAGTGGCGCCAGCCCGGCCGGACCACCGGCG
Encoded here:
- a CDS encoding Na(+)/H(+) antiporter subunit C translates to MSVNVLLLLVMAVLFATGIYLLLERSLTRVLLGILLVGNAVNLLIVIAGGPAGLAPLYEKDIPAEEYADPLPQALILTAIVITFAVTAFMLALIYRSWVIAKRDEVLDDPEDLRVAEQGHFDVEEDADVPEDTTEFSQDDAESKGARP